One region of Halohasta litchfieldiae genomic DNA includes:
- a CDS encoding 16S ribosomal RNA methyltransferase A, with product MTVSDHSDPGTRDPDALIRRAGNRGNPDFDQHFLVDDRVVDRIPGFLPDDADTSHVLEIGGGPGVLTDRLLAVADHVTVIERDPNFAAHLREEFAEAVDAGQLTVIEGDALEVDLPDFSACVSNLPYSASSEIAFRLLPLDKPLVLMFQKEFADRMASEVAADEYGRLSVSAQHYADVEIVEYVPNTAFDPQPAVQSAIVRLTPRDPDYEVDDEQFFLDFVKAIFTQRRKTIRNGIRNTAHISGLDDPAAVVEAADEEILRRRAGKVAPREFAALATLAADHGITDGE from the coding sequence ATGACTGTTTCCGACCACTCTGACCCCGGAACCCGCGATCCGGACGCCCTCATCCGGCGGGCTGGCAACCGCGGCAACCCGGATTTCGACCAACACTTTCTGGTCGACGACCGCGTCGTCGACCGCATCCCCGGCTTTCTGCCCGACGATGCAGACACCTCCCACGTCCTCGAAATCGGTGGCGGACCGGGCGTACTTACCGACCGCCTGCTCGCGGTCGCCGACCACGTCACGGTTATCGAGCGCGACCCGAACTTTGCCGCCCATCTCCGCGAGGAGTTCGCCGAGGCTGTCGATGCGGGGCAACTAACTGTGATCGAAGGCGATGCGCTCGAAGTCGACCTTCCTGACTTTTCGGCTTGCGTCTCGAATCTCCCCTACAGCGCCTCCAGCGAGATCGCGTTTCGACTCCTGCCGCTCGACAAGCCGCTCGTCTTGATGTTTCAAAAGGAGTTCGCCGACCGGATGGCCAGCGAGGTCGCCGCCGATGAGTACGGTCGACTCTCAGTGAGCGCCCAACACTATGCTGACGTCGAGATCGTCGAATACGTTCCCAACACAGCATTCGATCCCCAGCCAGCGGTCCAGAGTGCGATTGTCCGCCTCACGCCGCGGGACCCCGATTACGAAGTCGACGACGAGCAGTTCTTCCTCGATTTCGTGAAAGCGATCTTCACCCAGCGCCGCAAGACGATCAGAAACGGGATTCGAAACACGGCCCACATCTCCGGGCTGGACGATCCAGCGGCGGTTGTCGAGGCGGCCGACGAGGAGATCCTGCGGCGGCGGGCGGGCAAGGTCGCGCCGCGGGAGTTCGCCGCGCTGGCGACGCTGGCGGCCGACCACGGGATCACGGATGGTGAGTAG
- a CDS encoding DUF655 domain-containing protein codes for MSNSENGTGDDDESTTHAVVLDYLPHGRSDDNRPQYQKNPVAYALTEDSFDLFELTLTDEADINIVDRVAVDPLDDEQIDTLQQIEFDDLTSSAQSELEYAIEAIIDADEGRFVDFYNEAQPITLRLHQLNLLPGIGKKLRNKILDTRKRGPFESFEELSERVGGLHRPKEVLIERIEEEIRDEDLKYKIFARSE; via the coding sequence ATGTCCAACTCCGAGAACGGTACTGGTGATGACGACGAGTCGACGACCCACGCCGTTGTTCTCGATTATCTCCCTCACGGTCGGTCCGACGACAACCGACCACAGTATCAGAAAAACCCCGTCGCCTACGCCCTCACCGAGGATTCTTTCGATCTCTTCGAACTCACGCTGACCGACGAGGCGGATATTAATATCGTCGACCGCGTGGCGGTCGATCCGCTGGATGACGAACAGATCGACACCCTCCAACAGATCGAGTTCGACGACCTCACCAGTTCGGCCCAATCTGAACTGGAGTACGCAATCGAGGCGATCATCGACGCCGACGAAGGGCGCTTTGTCGACTTCTACAACGAGGCCCAGCCGATCACGCTCCGGCTCCACCAACTGAATCTGCTGCCCGGGATCGGCAAAAAACTCCGAAACAAGATCCTCGACACACGGAAGCGGGGACCTTTCGAGAGCTTCGAGGAACTCTCCGAGCGCGTGGGCGGGCTCCACCGACCCAAGGAGGTCCTGATCGAGCGAATCGAAGAAGAAATTCGGGACGAGGATCTGAAGTACAAAATCTTCGCCAGATCGGAGTAA
- a CDS encoding RNA polymerase Rpb4 family protein, translating to MTIFKEKVDEEYITISEVKPLLGEVEAERAADEDRELRYELARAIEHVNRYAVLDPEEARELVDQLIELDKVNEKTAHKIVDILPQDRTELRSIYAKERFALDGDELDEILNLVSKYV from the coding sequence ATGACTATCTTCAAGGAGAAAGTCGACGAGGAGTACATTACCATCTCGGAGGTCAAACCACTCCTCGGCGAGGTCGAAGCCGAGCGCGCGGCCGACGAGGACCGTGAGCTGCGCTACGAACTTGCGCGTGCCATCGAACACGTCAACCGCTATGCGGTGCTCGACCCCGAGGAAGCCCGCGAACTCGTCGACCAGCTGATCGAACTCGACAAGGTCAACGAGAAGACCGCCCACAAGATCGTCGACATCCTCCCGCAGGACCGCACCGAACTGCGGTCGATCTACGCCAAAGAGCGCTTTGCGCTCGACGGCGACGAACTCGACGAGATCCTGAATCTCGTCTCGAAATACGTCTAA
- a CDS encoding 50S ribosomal protein L21e: protein MPSSNGPMKGTRGKLSNDPRDRGTSPPQRAIQEFEAGQKVHLTLDPSVREGRFHPRFNGLTGEVTGKQGSAFTVAINDGGKDKTVIARAAHLKEQTE, encoded by the coding sequence ATGCCGAGTTCCAATGGGCCCATGAAGGGGACGCGAGGAAAGCTATCGAACGACCCACGCGACCGTGGCACATCGCCGCCACAGCGCGCAATCCAGGAGTTCGAGGCGGGCCAGAAGGTCCACCTCACACTCGACCCGAGCGTGCGAGAAGGGCGGTTCCACCCGCGCTTCAACGGTCTCACCGGTGAGGTAACCGGGAAACAGGGCAGCGCCTTTACGGTCGCAATCAACGATGGCGGCAAGGACAAAACGGTCATCGCCCGCGCCGCCCACCTCAAAGAACAGACTGAATGA
- a CDS encoding GNAT family N-acetyltransferase has product MSATVEKRVDAAGETDYVDAAWQLKEHIHNKEGVLKQRRGFFIDAYRRSSTHLFFEDGELVAFASVRRDGYILFLAVRPDARGRGYGQRLIAEIATEHNTVTCHARTTNEDALGFYEHLGFRITRHIENYYEDSGDAYYLKLGEDSSIRDKVSEFFSR; this is encoded by the coding sequence GTGAGCGCGACCGTCGAGAAACGAGTCGACGCGGCGGGTGAAACCGACTACGTCGACGCCGCCTGGCAGCTGAAAGAACACATCCACAATAAAGAGGGTGTGCTCAAACAGCGCCGCGGCTTCTTTATCGACGCCTATCGACGGTCGTCGACGCATCTGTTTTTCGAGGACGGCGAGCTGGTCGCCTTTGCCTCGGTTCGCCGCGATGGCTACATTCTGTTTTTGGCTGTCCGACCCGATGCCCGCGGGCGAGGCTACGGCCAGCGACTGATTGCCGAAATCGCCACCGAACACAACACGGTGACCTGCCACGCGCGCACGACAAACGAAGACGCACTCGGGTTCTACGAACACCTCGGCTTTCGGATTACGCGCCATATCGAGAACTACTACGAGGACAGCGGCGACGCCTACTACCTCAAACTCGGCGAGGACAGCTCCATTCGGGACAAGGTCTCGGAGTTTTTTAGCCGCTGA
- a CDS encoding archease, whose amino-acid sequence MGYRLREHTADIAVEATAPDLGGLFGAIADGLAAAMCESISEDCGDRFEIECRAESVEALLYEYLDQLIYERDVRLVLPVDNEAQVREPDQNEWLVTASARGVPLAEVSAREIKAVTYSEMDVDRRDAGWYGYVVFDV is encoded by the coding sequence ATGGGCTACAGGCTTCGGGAGCACACCGCCGATATCGCTGTCGAGGCGACCGCGCCGGATCTCGGCGGCCTCTTCGGGGCGATTGCCGACGGACTGGCCGCCGCGATGTGCGAGTCGATCTCCGAAGACTGCGGCGACCGCTTCGAGATCGAGTGTCGCGCCGAATCGGTCGAGGCACTGCTGTATGAGTATCTCGACCAACTCATCTACGAACGGGACGTGCGACTGGTGCTGCCTGTCGACAACGAAGCCCAAGTCCGCGAACCTGATCAAAACGAATGGCTTGTTACCGCCAGCGCGCGCGGTGTGCCACTGGCCGAGGTCTCTGCCCGCGAGATCAAAGCCGTCACCTACTCCGAAATGGACGTCGACCGGCGCGATGCTGGTTGGTACGGCTACGTTGTTTTTGATGTCTGA
- a CDS encoding DoxX family protein, with protein sequence MTTHLRRSLGVCAAMVATLAAFVGSVTAHVEYVKPSGSQPANVVDFLVAAFTTPFIIATLIGGFLAVVGGIAGYLYLRPFPADIAAFRAAMDDYRDLLGWLLRLSMGMPLIAAGFEGYLFSPSVTLPFPTALRLFGISVGFFLLFGLATRVTAVWALAVYLVALPSHPQLLLAFEYVPGLLAVALVGGGRPSADAVIARMADDDKTVYSQFDPFYRRVAVPFAGRIKPYKELAPVILRVGIGIAFIYLGITQKLLRPGEALGVVAKYNLTSVVPVDPALWVIGAGLTEALVGVMLIAGAFTRGFSLVAFGLFTTTLFGLPDDPVVAHISLFGLVSALLITGAGPYSVDHWLKERVRTASAVAKREAGPTTERESVDETPTDD encoded by the coding sequence ATGACCACCCATCTTCGTCGTAGCCTCGGTGTTTGTGCCGCCATGGTGGCCACACTCGCCGCCTTCGTCGGCTCCGTAACCGCACACGTTGAGTATGTCAAGCCATCCGGCAGTCAGCCAGCGAACGTCGTCGACTTCCTCGTCGCGGCGTTCACGACCCCATTCATCATCGCCACGCTAATCGGTGGCTTTCTCGCTGTCGTCGGGGGAATTGCGGGCTATCTGTATCTCCGGCCGTTTCCGGCCGATATCGCAGCGTTCCGCGCAGCAATGGACGACTACCGGGATCTGCTGGGGTGGCTGCTCCGACTCAGCATGGGTATGCCGCTGATCGCCGCCGGGTTCGAGGGGTATCTGTTCAGCCCCTCGGTCACGCTACCGTTTCCGACAGCCCTCCGGCTGTTCGGCATCTCGGTTGGTTTCTTCCTCCTCTTTGGGCTCGCAACACGCGTGACTGCCGTCTGGGCACTCGCGGTGTATCTGGTTGCACTTCCGTCCCACCCACAGCTCCTGTTGGCCTTCGAGTACGTCCCCGGCCTGCTGGCGGTCGCACTCGTCGGTGGCGGTCGACCCAGTGCTGATGCCGTCATCGCCCGGATGGCTGACGACGACAAGACGGTGTACTCGCAGTTCGATCCCTTCTACCGCCGCGTTGCGGTTCCCTTTGCCGGACGAATCAAACCGTACAAGGAACTGGCTCCGGTCATCCTTCGGGTCGGCATCGGTATCGCGTTCATCTACCTCGGTATCACCCAAAAGCTGCTGCGACCGGGCGAAGCACTCGGTGTCGTCGCCAAATACAACCTCACATCGGTTGTCCCGGTCGACCCCGCACTCTGGGTGATCGGCGCCGGACTCACCGAAGCCCTCGTCGGCGTCATGCTCATCGCTGGGGCGTTCACCCGCGGCTTCTCGCTTGTCGCCTTCGGGCTGTTTACCACCACGCTGTTCGGCCTGCCGGACGATCCGGTCGTCGCCCACATCTCACTTTTCGGGCTGGTTTCGGCGCTCCTCATTACGGGTGCTGGACCGTACTCGGTCGACCACTGGCTCAAAGAGCGGGTGCGGACGGCCAGCGCGGTCGCCAAACGGGAGGCCGGTCCCACGACCGAGCGGGAGTCGGTCGACGAGACGCCGACTGACGATTGA